The following proteins come from a genomic window of Winogradskyella sp. PC-19:
- a CDS encoding pyruvate dehydrogenase complex E1 component subunit beta, whose amino-acid sequence MKTIQFREAICEAMSEEMRRDESIYLMGEEVAEYNGAYKASKGMLDEFGAKRVIDTPIAELGFAGVAIGSTMTGNRPIVEYMTFNFSLVGIDQIINNAAKIRQMSGGQFKCPIVFRGPTASAGQLAATHSQAFENWFANTPGLKVVVPSNPYDAKGLLKSAIRDDDPVIFMESEQMYGDKGEVPEGEYTIPLGVAELKREGTDVTIVSFGKIIKEAYKAADELEKEGISCEIIDLRTVRPLDRKAILESVKKTNRLVVLEEAWPFGNVSTEITYLVQSEAFDYLDAPIVKINTADTPAPYSPVLLAEWLPNHESVIKAVKKVMYK is encoded by the coding sequence ATGAAGACGATTCAATTTAGAGAGGCTATATGCGAAGCCATGAGCGAAGAAATGCGCCGTGATGAGAGTATTTACCTAATGGGTGAAGAGGTAGCTGAATATAATGGTGCTTATAAAGCTTCTAAAGGAATGCTAGATGAGTTTGGCGCAAAGCGTGTTATAGACACACCAATTGCCGAGCTTGGTTTTGCTGGGGTTGCTATTGGTTCTACAATGACTGGAAACAGACCAATCGTAGAATATATGACATTTAACTTCTCTTTAGTAGGTATAGACCAAATTATAAATAATGCGGCTAAGATTAGACAAATGTCAGGCGGACAGTTTAAATGCCCAATTGTATTTCGTGGCCCAACTGCATCTGCGGGTCAATTAGCTGCAACACATTCTCAAGCTTTTGAAAATTGGTTTGCCAACACTCCAGGTCTAAAGGTTGTAGTGCCTTCTAATCCGTATGATGCAAAAGGTTTATTAAAATCTGCTATCAGAGATGACGATCCAGTTATTTTTATGGAAAGCGAGCAAATGTATGGTGATAAAGGAGAGGTGCCAGAAGGAGAATATACGATACCTTTAGGTGTTGCAGAATTGAAGCGTGAAGGTACGGATGTTACAATCGTCTCTTTTGGAAAAATCATAAAAGAAGCTTACAAAGCAGCTGATGAACTAGAAAAAGAAGGTATCTCTTGTGAGATAATAGATTTACGTACCGTTCGTCCTTTAGATAGAAAAGCGATTTTGGAGTCTGTTAAGAAAACTAACCGTTTAGTTGTTCTTGAAGAGGCATGGCCATTTGGAAACGTTTCTACAGAAATTACATATTTAGTTCAGTCGGAAGCATTTGATTATTTAGATGCACCAATTGTAAAGATAAATACAGCAGATACACCTGCACCTTATTCACCTGTTCTTTTAGCAGAATGGTTACCAAACCATGAATCTGTAATTAAAGCAGTGAAAAAAGTAATGTACAAGTAA
- a CDS encoding electron transfer flavoprotein subunit beta/FixA family protein, with translation MKILVCISHVPDTTSKINFTDGDTKFDTNGVQYVINPNDEFGLTRAMWFKEKQGASVDVVNVGGPETEPTLRKALAIGADSAIRVNTEAKDGFAVAKELAKVVTDGGYNLVIAGRESIDYNGGMVPGMLAGLTGANFVANCISLDVDGTNAKASREIDGGKETVNTSLPLVIGGQKGLVEESDLRIPNMRGIMMARKKPLNVVEPIGANAETSATSFEKPAPKGAVKLVDADNIDELINLLHNEAKVI, from the coding sequence ATGAAGATTTTAGTATGTATTAGTCATGTACCAGATACAACATCAAAAATTAACTTCACCGATGGTGATACTAAGTTTGATACAAATGGTGTACAATATGTTATTAACCCTAATGATGAATTTGGCCTAACTCGTGCCATGTGGTTTAAAGAAAAGCAAGGCGCATCTGTAGATGTAGTGAATGTTGGTGGCCCAGAAACGGAACCAACTTTACGTAAAGCTTTAGCGATTGGTGCAGATAGCGCAATCCGTGTAAACACAGAAGCAAAAGATGGTTTTGCTGTTGCTAAAGAATTGGCAAAAGTAGTCACCGATGGTGGTTATAATTTAGTCATCGCTGGTCGTGAATCTATTGATTATAATGGCGGAATGGTTCCTGGAATGTTAGCAGGATTAACTGGTGCAAATTTTGTTGCCAACTGTATTTCTTTAGATGTAGATGGCACTAACGCAAAAGCATCTCGTGAAATTGACGGTGGAAAAGAAACTGTAAATACATCACTTCCTTTAGTCATTGGTGGTCAAAAAGGATTAGTTGAAGAAAGCGATTTACGTATACCTAACATGAGAGGTATTATGATGGCTCGTAAAAAACCACTAAATGTTGTTGAGCCAATTGGAGCAAATGCTGAAACTTCAGCAACTAGCTTTGAAAAGCCTGCGCCAAAAGGTGCTGTGAAATTGGTAGATGCAGATAATATAGATGAATTAATAAACTTAC